From Ignisphaera aggregans DSM 17230, the proteins below share one genomic window:
- a CDS encoding NADH/Ubiquinone/plastoquinone (complex I) (COGs: COG0651 Formate hydrogenlyase subunit 3/Multisubunit Na+/H+ antiporter MnhD subunit~InterPro IPR003916:IPR001750~KEGG: smr:Smar_1071 putative monovalent cation/H+ antiporter subunit D~PFAM: NADH/Ubiquinone/plastoquinone (complex I)~SPTR: A3DNF9 Membrane bound hydrogenase subunit mbhH~PFAM: NADH-Ubiquinone/plastoquinone (complex I), various chains) → MLTSPIYGIIPPLLIVSAFILPLISIFIKSKKFYDLYALLINIVVLMLSIIILIDVYKAENPIIYPFGGWPPPIGIVYEIDRLNGFLGFVAVFVMFMVVLYSWWYTGEMDEKSIAYYYTLLLGLEAGVTGCIYTGDAFNLFVMLEVLSISAYGLVAFYRNKPQAVEASIKYSMVGIIATALYFFAVILLYGAYGTLNMADLALKSRAQSLGLSMFMDWFTLSGGFYGDIVATTAVALAIAFWAFMVKSALFPNHFWLLDAHPEAPAPVSAILSGVVVNVGIYAVIRFVYTIFGQESVLGGLRNAFGIVFIVLGGLGAVITALLMAVQKDVKRLLAYSTVQHVCLIYMALGTGIVYPEASGVVLAATMLHILNHSIGKSMLFMSTGVLIRIANSRDIDRLIGSGRIAPIAGLATVIGALHLLGLPPLAGFFSKLYMYNAYLSVNQPILAILLVLATAISVMGYAKLLIMGVAKPLRKIEVDVKSLPTISASLVLTIMTVSCIVISILLLSIPYIPISNLWDKLMVVAKDATNFNSYISSFINAWQSILGVK, encoded by the coding sequence ATGCTTACAAGCCCTATTTATGGAATTATCCCACCCTTACTAATTGTCTCAGCGTTTATTCTTCCATTAATAAGTATCTTCATTAAGTCTAAGAAATTCTATGACTTATATGCCTTACTCATCAACATCGTTGTACTAATGTTGAGTATAATCATTTTGATAGATGTTTACAAAGCTGAGAACCCCATTATATATCCCTTTGGCGGATGGCCTCCTCCAATTGGTATTGTATATGAAATAGATAGACTAAATGGATTTCTAGGATTTGTTGCGGTATTCGTAATGTTTATGGTTGTACTCTATAGTTGGTGGTATACAGGGGAAATGGATGAAAAGTCTATAGCCTATTACTACACGCTACTCTTAGGACTAGAGGCAGGTGTCACAGGATGTATATATACGGGTGACGCATTTAATCTATTTGTAATGCTAGAAGTGCTATCCATATCTGCTTATGGTCTTGTAGCATTTTACAGAAATAAACCTCAAGCTGTCGAAGCATCGATAAAGTATTCCATGGTCGGAATAATTGCAACAGCGCTTTACTTCTTTGCAGTAATTCTACTATATGGAGCCTATGGAACTCTCAATATGGCCGACCTTGCATTAAAGAGCAGAGCGCAGTCATTAGGTTTAAGCATGTTTATGGATTGGTTTACATTGAGTGGAGGTTTTTATGGCGATATAGTAGCTACGACTGCAGTAGCTCTAGCTATAGCTTTCTGGGCATTTATGGTCAAATCAGCTCTATTTCCGAACCATTTCTGGTTACTTGATGCACATCCAGAAGCACCTGCACCAGTATCAGCAATATTATCGGGGGTTGTAGTTAATGTAGGTATATATGCTGTAATTAGATTTGTATATACAATATTCGGTCAAGAGAGTGTTCTCGGAGGCCTTAGAAACGCCTTTGGCATAGTATTTATAGTTCTTGGAGGTTTGGGAGCTGTTATAACAGCACTTCTTATGGCTGTACAGAAAGATGTGAAGAGGCTTCTTGCTTATAGCACTGTTCAACATGTATGTCTAATCTACATGGCTTTAGGGACAGGTATAGTATATCCAGAGGCTTCAGGAGTAGTACTAGCTGCAACGATGCTTCACATACTAAATCATAGTATAGGAAAATCAATGCTTTTCATGTCTACAGGAGTATTGATTAGAATTGCAAATAGTAGAGATATAGATAGATTAATAGGTAGTGGAAGGATAGCTCCAATAGCAGGTCTTGCTACAGTTATTGGAGCATTACATCTTCTAGGGTTACCGCCATTAGCGGGCTTCTTTAGCAAGCTTTATATGTATAACGCATATCTTTCAGTAAATCAACCTATACTAGCAATATTATTGGTACTAGCTACAGCTATATCGGTTATGGGATACGCAAAACTTCTTATAATGGGTGTTGCAAAGCCTTTAAGAAAAATTGAGGTTGATGTAAAAAGTCTTCCAACTATAAGTGCATCGCTTGTTCTTACTATAATGACAGTTTCATGTATAGTTATATCTATATTGTTATTAAGCATTCCCTACATACCAATATCAAACTTATGGGATAAGTTAATGGTAGTAGCAAAAGATGCTACAAACTTCAATAGCTATATAAGTTCATTTATTAATGCATGGCAATCAATCTTAGGTGTTAAATAA
- a CDS encoding Na+/H+ antiporter MnhB subunit-related protein (InterPro IPR007182~KEGG: smr:Smar_0025 Na+/H+ antiporter MnhB subunit-related protein~PFAM: Na+/H+ antiporter MnhB subunit-related protein~SPTR: A3DKH8 Na+/H+ antiporter MnhB subunit-related protein~PFAM: Domain related to MnhB subunit of Na+/H+ antiporter), whose translation MRRTYVIPIAIVIFVVAISYVISIGGIGPLPFSGTRLLAQIYLYTTYNPSIPNLTVAAPEAVTAIVWDYRGLDTLFETSVMFLAIISALTLFRGIELPVSQSDEDKGMSIIAKTVTRIILPMILVVAASLGFHGHLTPGGGFQGGATAAVASLLIVVIFSVYFLSKRLSINTAILMRSLGLLGIGIATFLVLVIGIMMGVPAYIFQNQPKFLAPVGLPSIIGNGDIITGGTLLIFNISETFAVFMGFSALFLLLFSPEESIRKVIEKEMLTEGE comes from the coding sequence ATGAGAAGGACGTATGTAATACCGATAGCCATAGTAATATTTGTAGTAGCAATATCTTATGTTATTTCTATAGGAGGTATAGGTCCTCTTCCATTTTCGGGAACAAGACTATTGGCACAGATATACCTATATACAACATATAATCCTAGTATACCTAATCTAACTGTTGCGGCACCTGAAGCTGTGACAGCTATTGTATGGGATTATAGAGGGTTAGATACATTATTTGAGACCTCGGTTATGTTTCTAGCAATAATTAGTGCATTGACACTATTTAGAGGCATAGAATTACCTGTATCACAATCTGATGAAGATAAAGGAATGTCTATTATAGCAAAAACTGTTACACGGATAATCTTGCCAATGATACTTGTGGTAGCAGCATCCCTAGGTTTTCACGGACACCTAACCCCTGGAGGAGGATTCCAAGGAGGGGCAACAGCAGCTGTAGCCTCACTTCTAATTGTAGTCATATTCTCTGTGTATTTTCTATCGAAGAGACTGAGTATAAATACAGCAATATTGATGAGATCTCTCGGATTACTAGGCATAGGGATAGCAACATTTTTAGTACTAGTCATAGGAATAATGATGGGTGTGCCTGCATATATATTCCAGAATCAGCCGAAGTTCCTAGCTCCTGTAGGTCTACCATCTATAATAGGGAACGGGGATATCATAACAGGGGGTACATTACTTATATTCAATATCTCTGAAACTTTTGCAGTATTTATGGGATTCTCAGCTCTATTTCTATTGCTATTCTCACCTGAAGAAAGTATCCGTAAAGTAATTGAGAAGGAGATGCTTACGGAGGGTGAGTAA
- a CDS encoding conserved hypothetical protein (KEGG: dka:DKAM_0413 hypothetical protein~SPTR: B8D3Q8 Putative uncharacterized protein), with the protein MSYDISLLLPYLIMGVAGLLSIISTFYAIIERDLVKAAIYSALQSTFYAIIYYLLMAPDLVLTYIPVAVGLTPALILLLIKKTERYEGE; encoded by the coding sequence ATGAGCTACGATATATCATTATTATTACCATATCTAATTATGGGAGTTGCAGGGCTTCTCTCCATTATTTCCACATTCTATGCTATTATTGAGAGAGACCTTGTTAAGGCAGCAATATATTCAGCACTTCAAAGCACGTTCTATGCAATAATATATTACCTTTTAATGGCTCCAGACCTGGTTTTAACTTATATACCTGTTGCTGTAGGATTAACACCAGCATTAATATTGCTATTGATTAAGAAGACAGAGAGATATGAGGGTGAATAG
- a CDS encoding cation antiporter (COGs: COG1863 Multisubunit Na+/H+ antiporter MnhE subunit~InterPro IPR002758~KEGG: smr:Smar_0027 membrane bound protein complex subunit MbxA~PFAM: cation antiporter~SPTR: A3DKI0 Membrane bound protein complex subunit mbxA~PFAM: Na+/H+ ion antiporter subunit), whose protein sequence is MVQRIYRSIPIIILTFIVYIVFSGSISIFDLITGGIVSILVGIVFANITLSQPSKVFDVRRWIWAFLYAIYYFFVAEVKAHIDVIKRILHPQMPINPGIVKIPINVETDYALTAVANSITNTPGTVVVDVDKDKKYFYVHWIDVTTTDMEKAYKEISYSFEKYAKKIFD, encoded by the coding sequence ATGGTTCAAAGGATTTATAGATCAATACCCATAATAATACTGACATTCATAGTATACATAGTTTTCAGCGGATCAATAAGCATATTTGACTTAATAACAGGAGGCATAGTTTCTATCCTTGTAGGTATAGTATTTGCAAATATTACACTTAGTCAACCCTCTAAAGTTTTTGATGTTAGACGTTGGATATGGGCTTTTCTATACGCTATCTATTATTTCTTTGTTGCTGAGGTAAAAGCACATATCGATGTAATAAAGAGAATCCTACATCCACAGATGCCAATAAATCCAGGTATAGTGAAAATTCCTATAAATGTAGAAACAGACTATGCTTTAACAGCTGTCGCTAATTCTATAACTAATACACCAGGAACTGTTGTTGTAGATGTTGATAAGGATAAGAAATATTTTTATGTACATTGGATAGATGTAACAACTACAGATATGGAGAAAGCTTATAAAGAGATATCATATAGCTTTGAAAAATATGCTAAAAAGATATTCGACTAG
- a CDS encoding monovalent cation/proton antiporter, MnhG/PhaG subunit (COGs: COG1320 Multisubunit Na+/H+ antiporter MnhG subunit~InterPro IPR005133~KEGG: smr:Smar_1066 monovalent cation/proton antiporter, MnhG/PhaG subunit~PFAM: Na+/H+ antiporter subunit~SPTR: A3DNF4 Monovalent cation/proton antiporter, MnhG/PhaG subunit~TIGRFAM: monovalent cation/proton antiporter, MnhG/PhaG subunit~PFAM: Na+/H+ antiporter subunit~TIGRFAM: monovalent cation/proton antiporter, MnhG/PhaG subunit), whose product MDLLNIILIAIGEIFVAIGAICSLIGAIGLLRFPNFFVRLHALTVGTIGGAFVPIVGLGLIAIGLEDLGTYRWFLAGASFVSALLLLFLAPVGSHVIARATHRSGVAPVFPKVVDMLEEDRKKGENP is encoded by the coding sequence ATGGACCTCTTGAATATAATTCTAATAGCTATAGGCGAAATATTTGTGGCTATTGGAGCTATATGTAGCCTAATTGGTGCTATAGGATTGCTTCGCTTCCCAAACTTTTTTGTTAGATTGCATGCTCTTACTGTAGGAACAATAGGTGGGGCATTTGTGCCAATAGTAGGTCTAGGATTAATTGCTATAGGATTAGAAGATCTAGGAACCTATAGATGGTTCTTGGCAGGCGCATCATTTGTTTCAGCACTTCTTCTACTGTTTCTAGCACCGGTAGGATCCCATGTAATAGCAAGAGCTACACACAGATCGGGTGTTGCACCTGTTTTTCCAAAGGTTGTAGATATGCTTGAAGAAGATAGGAAAAAGGGTGAAAATCCATGA
- a CDS encoding 4Fe-4S ferredoxin iron-sulfur binding domain protein (COGs: COG1143 Formate hydrogenlyase subunit 6/NADH:ubiquinone oxidoreductase 23 kD subunit (chain I)~InterPro IPR001450:IPR017900~KEGG: dka:DKAM_0416 NADH-ubiquinone oxidoreductase, subunit I~PFAM: 4Fe-4S ferredoxin iron-sulfur binding domain protein~SPTR: B8D3R1 NADH-ubiquinone oxidoreductase, subunit I), with the protein MSIVIEALKNLLRRPATIQFPRKPTPVEKDFRGKHYADLRKCIGCSICAMECPSNCITMKRLPEGIKLKHNPRGLYPVIEYNACVFCYRCVKVCPVNAYITTNDYMLSTKEKLLSESLSLSTLEGVK; encoded by the coding sequence ATGAGTATAGTTATTGAAGCACTTAAGAACTTATTAAGAAGACCAGCAACAATACAATTTCCACGTAAGCCTACACCTGTAGAGAAAGATTTTCGTGGTAAGCATTATGCAGATTTAAGAAAGTGCATAGGTTGTTCTATATGTGCAATGGAATGTCCTTCGAATTGTATTACAATGAAGAGGCTTCCTGAAGGAATAAAGCTTAAACATAATCCAAGGGGTTTGTATCCAGTGATAGAGTATAATGCATGTGTATTCTGTTATAGATGTGTTAAGGTATGTCCTGTTAATGCATATATTACAACAAATGATTACATGCTTTCAACAAAAGAAAAACTTTTATCTGAAAGCCTAAGTCTTTCAACACTAGAAGGTGTTAAGTAA
- a CDS encoding NADH-ubiquinone oxidoreductase chain 4L (COGs: COG1006 Multisubunit Na+/H+ antiporter MnhC subunit~InterPro IPR001133~KEGG: dka:DKAM_0411 NADH-ubiquinone oxidoreductase, chain 4L~PFAM: NADH-ubiquinone oxidoreductase chain 4L~SPTR: B8D3Q6 NADH-ubiquinone oxidoreductase, chain 4L~PFAM: NADH-ubiquinone/plastoquinone oxidoreductase chain 4L), whose protein sequence is MVITMEFQIRYLFMLAFMSLVVNIAIALYGIFARPSLIKKIIAVTIFSDSINLLAIMIGFAYYPSFYPIPPILTKVPNPTQQDIEKFVSSAVDPLPQALVLTAIVIGLAVILFLITLTLQIYRLYGTTDVRKISKLKG, encoded by the coding sequence ATGGTTATAACAATGGAATTCCAAATAAGATATCTATTCATGCTCGCATTTATGTCATTAGTAGTAAATATAGCTATAGCTCTATACGGAATCTTTGCTAGGCCTTCGCTAATAAAGAAAATTATAGCTGTAACAATATTTAGCGATAGCATAAATCTATTAGCAATAATGATAGGTTTTGCATACTACCCTTCATTCTATCCAATCCCTCCAATATTAACAAAGGTTCCAAATCCAACACAACAAGATATAGAGAAGTTTGTGAGTAGTGCTGTAGATCCATTACCACAGGCATTAGTTTTAACTGCAATAGTTATAGGTCTTGCAGTAATACTATTTTTGATTACATTAACCCTACAGATATATAGACTTTATGGAACTACTGATGTTCGAAAAATAAGTAAACTTAAGGGGTGA
- a CDS encoding NADH dehydrogenase (ubiquinone) 30 kDa subunit (COGs: COG0852 NADH:ubiquinone oxidoreductase 27 kD subunit~InterPro IPR001268~KEGG: dka:DKAM_0418 NADH dehydrogenase (ubiquinone), 30 kDa subunit~PFAM: NADH dehydrogenase (ubiquinone) 30 kDa subunit~SPTR: B8D3R3 NADH dehydrogenase (Ubiquinone), 30 kDa subunit~PFAM: Respiratory-chain NADH dehydrogenase, 30 Kd subunit), giving the protein MSLPKQLEENLSGYILERGIIKPNRIYIRIASENLKNVVRVLKEFFGDENIYISTIAGVDKPEEKVIEINYFIHIIPMGNTIVVKTSVPRDNPIISSLLDEFPGAFSGEAETYDLLGISFEGNKYIKRGFFVPKDVADSGIYPLRKDVKV; this is encoded by the coding sequence ATGTCTCTTCCCAAACAACTTGAGGAGAATTTATCAGGATATATACTGGAGAGAGGAATAATAAAACCGAATAGAATATACATACGTATTGCTTCAGAAAATCTGAAAAATGTGGTTAGGGTTCTGAAGGAGTTCTTTGGCGATGAAAATATTTATATATCAACAATAGCAGGTGTTGACAAACCAGAGGAAAAGGTTATAGAGATAAACTATTTTATACATATAATACCGATGGGCAATACAATTGTGGTTAAAACCTCGGTACCTCGCGATAATCCTATAATTAGTAGCTTGTTAGACGAATTTCCCGGAGCTTTTTCGGGAGAGGCAGAAACATATGATCTTCTTGGAATAAGTTTTGAAGGTAACAAATATATCAAGCGAGGCTTCTTTGTTCCAAAGGATGTTGCTGATAGTGGAATATATCCATTAAGAAAAGATGTCAAGGTGTAG
- a CDS encoding NADH-ubiquinone oxidoreductase chain 49kDa (COGs: COG3261 Ni Fe-hydrogenase III large subunit~InterPro IPR001135:IPR018194~KEGG: smr:Smar_0020 NADH-ubiquinone oxidoreductase, chain 49kDa~PFAM: NADH-ubiquinone oxidoreductase chain 49kDa~SPTR: A3DKH4 NADH-ubiquinone oxidoreductase, chain 49kDa~PFAM: Respiratory-chain NADH dehydrogenase, 49 Kd subunit; Nickel-dependent hydrogenase) yields the protein MGEEVPKDATTLIKIPITLEVPIGPQHPALHEPVMLKVYADGEEVIHVDVITGYNHRGIEKLLEKNSFYKGKFIAPRICGICNMVHDDCYTRAVEYLADIDPPPRAKYLRVLATELERIHSHMLINAVMAEIIGFDTLFMYIMRDREMIMKAKEILTGNRIHGDYMIFGGVRRDIDDMKKERILDILNKVEPRLKYYRKLFEEDVTISKRLTEIGVLKAKDAISHSIVGPPLRASGVKSDVRAEDKYNAFSEIPFEVVVRPEGDSLARMLLRWDEALISLEICKYVLEHLPSGNAVPDERKLPRVFPAGESYSRVEAPRGELTYYIVSRGGDKPYRVKVRTPSFNNIINSTFSYIGHSIADVPVILVSYDPCISCMDRAIVIDLKNNTRTTMTLKDLARRGGKK from the coding sequence ATGGGTGAGGAAGTACCGAAGGATGCAACAACACTGATAAAAATTCCTATAACCTTGGAAGTACCCATAGGACCTCAGCATCCTGCTCTACATGAACCTGTAATGCTAAAGGTCTATGCTGATGGCGAGGAGGTAATCCATGTAGATGTTATTACAGGTTATAATCATAGGGGTATAGAGAAACTCTTAGAGAAGAATAGCTTTTATAAAGGTAAATTTATAGCCCCGAGGATCTGTGGTATATGTAATATGGTTCACGATGATTGTTATACACGAGCAGTAGAATATCTTGCAGATATAGATCCTCCACCTAGAGCCAAATATCTAAGGGTTTTAGCAACGGAGCTTGAAAGGATTCATAGCCATATGTTAATAAATGCTGTAATGGCAGAGATTATAGGCTTTGACACCCTTTTTATGTACATAATGAGGGATAGGGAAATGATTATGAAGGCTAAAGAGATTCTTACTGGGAATAGAATACATGGAGACTATATGATTTTTGGAGGTGTTAGAAGAGATATAGACGATATGAAGAAGGAAAGAATTTTAGATATCTTAAATAAAGTTGAACCTAGATTAAAATATTACAGGAAGCTATTTGAAGAGGATGTTACGATATCTAAGAGACTTACCGAAATAGGAGTATTAAAAGCTAAGGATGCAATTTCGCATAGTATTGTGGGTCCACCGCTAAGAGCTAGTGGTGTTAAAAGTGATGTGCGTGCTGAAGACAAATATAATGCATTTAGCGAAATACCATTTGAAGTGGTTGTAAGACCTGAAGGAGATTCTCTAGCTAGAATGTTGCTAAGATGGGATGAAGCTCTCATCTCCTTAGAGATATGCAAATATGTCTTAGAGCATCTCCCCTCAGGGAATGCTGTACCAGATGAGAGAAAACTTCCAAGGGTATTTCCTGCAGGTGAGTCTTATTCTAGGGTAGAGGCGCCACGTGGCGAACTTACATACTATATAGTCAGCAGAGGTGGAGATAAACCTTATAGGGTTAAGGTAAGAACACCCTCATTTAATAACATAATAAACTCTACATTTAGTTATATAGGACATAGCATTGCTGATGTACCTGTAATCCTAGTTAGTTATGATCCATGTATATCATGTATGGATAGAGCTATAGTTATAGATCTAAAGAACAATACTAGGACGACTATGACATTGAAGGATTTAGCTAGAAGAGGTGGAAAGAAATGA
- a CDS encoding multiple resistance and pH regulation protein F (InterPro IPR007208~KEGG: smr:Smar_0022 multiple resistance and pH regulation protein F~PFAM: multiple resistance and pH regulation protein F~SPTR: A3DKH5 Multiple resistance and pH regulation protein F~PFAM: Multiple resistance and pH regulation protein F (MrpF / PhaF)), which yields MSYTAHVQTFLTFVIPIYIVSMILYTIRAIKGPTLPDSVIAIDALSYVLGVLLIIFSIYLQSPILIPCAIVLMLWVYALDVYVAKYLESKEIGE from the coding sequence ATGAGCTATACTGCTCATGTACAAACATTTCTGACCTTCGTAATCCCAATATATATTGTTTCAATGATTCTCTATACTATAAGAGCGATAAAAGGTCCAACATTACCTGATAGCGTTATAGCAATAGATGCTCTATCCTATGTACTTGGAGTTCTTCTAATAATCTTTTCTATATATCTTCAAAGTCCTATTCTCATTCCTTGTGCAATAGTCTTAATGTTATGGGTTTATGCATTGGATGTTTATGTAGCTAAATATCTTGAGTCAAAGGAAATAGGTGAATAG